In Desulfobulbus oralis, one DNA window encodes the following:
- a CDS encoding acyltransferase family protein: protein MSQRLKSVSVFAALLCCFAVFKLLTHALVLSSFSQMIVDAELDHEDRLELFASPHARLQDYELVGGLDYGAGRRVTLKLPMYDHLARQVRLDLGQHAGTVRLYSLTFLSHFGGPVTFDAPAIQRAFRPNADIASVRLEGDALVLATQGSDPFLTLLPPLQTRNFFIGWILPLAHSFIFYLLLTRFHFRDFPAFRDIAGKVSSSGTNYGALDGMRGLAALTVLGEHTGVFKGTGWLGILWFFTLSGFLLTLPFVQEPKRALSFDYMSNYIARRLRRVLPMFYVVVTVLFLFRGRVVEAFRHYYLVQADGVLWTVPQELFFYFWLPFAMLVIGLACFARQKTWALLPLLGMMAFACCLPGARPGSASMFDYVFWSLFLALLVVTCRFAGPKALAALFLLELSFIAFRYLTVHVISLYGENSSLPPKLGAFFCGSAFAYLSSLLAERLEQEKGGRAPWRRFSAAGLLLYVALLALSANDLLAPWGFNPRLYPGAFSLLSGLLILLAVFAGNSRFSAVVGCLPLRALGVVSFSFYLLHPLILQAVKAANASLFNHMALSGYAKFTVVGILTYIVAALTYTYIERPFVRR from the coding sequence ATGTCCCAGCGCCTTAAATCCGTGTCCGTTTTTGCCGCGCTTCTGTGCTGCTTTGCAGTCTTCAAGCTGCTGACCCATGCCCTCGTTTTATCCAGCTTTTCGCAGATGATCGTGGATGCGGAGCTGGACCACGAAGACCGGCTGGAGCTGTTTGCCTCGCCGCATGCCCGGCTGCAGGACTACGAGCTGGTGGGCGGCCTGGACTACGGGGCCGGTCGGCGGGTCACGCTCAAATTGCCGATGTACGACCATCTGGCCCGGCAGGTCCGGCTCGATCTGGGCCAGCATGCCGGCACGGTCCGGCTCTACAGCCTCACCTTTCTCAGCCATTTCGGCGGGCCCGTCACCTTTGACGCGCCGGCCATCCAGAGGGCCTTCCGGCCCAATGCGGACATCGCCAGCGTCAGGCTGGAGGGCGATGCGCTGGTCCTGGCCACCCAGGGTTCCGATCCCTTTCTCACGCTCCTCCCGCCGCTGCAGACCCGCAACTTTTTTATCGGCTGGATTTTGCCGCTCGCGCACAGCTTCATCTTCTATCTGCTGCTGACCAGATTTCATTTTCGGGACTTTCCGGCCTTCCGCGACATTGCCGGCAAAGTCTCCTCGAGCGGCACCAACTACGGCGCCCTGGACGGCATGCGGGGGCTGGCCGCCCTCACCGTGCTCGGCGAGCACACCGGCGTCTTCAAGGGCACCGGCTGGCTGGGCATTCTCTGGTTTTTCACCCTGAGCGGCTTTCTGCTGACCCTGCCCTTTGTGCAGGAGCCAAAGCGCGCGCTGTCCTTTGACTACATGAGCAACTACATAGCCCGCCGTCTGCGCCGGGTGCTGCCCATGTTCTATGTGGTCGTCACCGTGCTGTTTCTCTTCCGCGGCCGGGTGGTGGAGGCCTTCCGTCACTACTATCTGGTGCAGGCCGACGGGGTTTTGTGGACCGTGCCCCAGGAGTTGTTTTTCTATTTCTGGCTGCCCTTTGCCATGCTGGTCATTGGTCTGGCCTGTTTCGCCCGCCAAAAGACCTGGGCCCTGCTGCCGCTCCTGGGCATGATGGCCTTTGCCTGCTGCCTGCCCGGAGCGCGTCCTGGCTCTGCCTCCATGTTCGACTACGTCTTCTGGAGTCTTTTTCTGGCGCTGCTTGTTGTGACCTGCCGTTTTGCCGGACCCAAAGCACTGGCAGCCCTGTTTCTGCTGGAACTGAGCTTTATCGCCTTTCGCTACCTGACCGTGCATGTGATCTCCCTGTACGGCGAAAATTCGAGTCTGCCGCCCAAACTGGGCGCCTTTTTCTGCGGCTCCGCCTTTGCCTATCTGAGCAGTCTGCTGGCAGAGCGTCTGGAGCAGGAGAAGGGCGGGCGGGCCCCATGGAGGCGTTTTTCCGCAGCAGGCCTGCTGTTGTATGTCGCCCTGCTGGCCCTGTCGGCAAATGATCTGCTGGCGCCCTGGGGCTTCAACCCCAGGCTGTATCCGGGCGCCTTCAGCCTGCTGTCGGGCCTGCTCATTCTGCTCGCGGTTTTTGCCGGCAACTCGCGTTTTTCCGCGGTGGTGGGCTGTCTGCCGCTCAGGGCCCTGGGCGTGGTCAGCTTCAGCTTCTATCTGCTGCATCCCCTGATCCTGCAGGC
- a CDS encoding NAD-dependent epimerase/dehydratase family protein yields MKVLVTGGTGFTGKALVRRLLDLGHEVVALDYHEGLKTEELRQWGAQVVIGSVTDREVVRRCMAGVDVVQHLAAAFRELNVPNSHYDEVNVGGTRIMLEESVQAGVKRFIYCSTCGVHGNVDHPPANEEAPIQPADYYQRTKYEAEPLVMQYHKNGLPAVIIRPAAIYGPGDPERFFMIFKRVSKGFFPMFGDGKTLYHPLYIDSLIDAFILVMEPGRGDGQTYLIADEEYVGIEDLVRRTGRALGVDVKVPHFPVWPVVLAGHICETLCKPFKITPPIFPRRVDWYRQNRAFDISKAKRELGYKPTISLDEGLRRTGEWYRAEGYL; encoded by the coding sequence ATGAAGGTTCTGGTAACAGGCGGGACAGGTTTCACCGGCAAGGCGCTGGTGCGGCGGCTTTTGGATCTGGGCCACGAGGTGGTGGCGCTGGACTATCACGAGGGGCTGAAAACCGAGGAACTCCGGCAGTGGGGCGCCCAGGTGGTCATTGGCTCCGTCACCGACCGGGAAGTGGTGCGCCGCTGCATGGCGGGCGTCGATGTGGTGCAGCATCTGGCCGCAGCCTTCCGGGAACTGAACGTGCCCAACAGCCACTATGACGAGGTCAACGTCGGCGGCACCCGGATCATGCTGGAAGAATCCGTGCAGGCCGGGGTGAAGCGCTTCATCTATTGCTCCACCTGCGGGGTGCACGGCAATGTCGACCATCCGCCGGCGAACGAGGAGGCCCCCATACAGCCGGCCGACTATTATCAGCGCACCAAGTACGAGGCCGAGCCTCTGGTCATGCAGTACCATAAAAACGGCCTGCCCGCCGTGATCATCCGGCCGGCCGCCATTTACGGCCCCGGCGACCCGGAGCGCTTCTTTATGATCTTCAAGCGGGTCAGCAAGGGCTTTTTCCCCATGTTCGGCGATGGCAAGACCCTGTACCATCCGCTCTACATCGACAGCCTGATCGACGCCTTTATCCTGGTGATGGAGCCGGGCAGGGGCGATGGCCAGACCTATCTGATTGCGGACGAGGAGTATGTGGGCATAGAGGATCTGGTGCGCCGCACCGGCCGGGCCCTGGGCGTGGATGTGAAGGTCCCGCATTTTCCGGTGTGGCCCGTGGTTCTGGCTGGCCATATCTGCGAGACCCTCTGCAAGCCCTTCAAAATCACCCCGCCCATTTTCCCCCGCCGGGTGGACTGGTACCGCCAGAACCGCGCCTTCGATATTTCCAAGGCCAAGCGGGAACTGGGCTACAAGCCGACCATTTCCCTGGACGAGGGTCTGCGGCGCACCGGCGAGTGGTACCGGGCGGAAGGATACCTGTAA